One Algoriphagus sp. Y33 genomic window, AGCTGAGAAACTTTAAAATCGTTGATAATCTGTGCATGGGCTTGTTCCAGGACAGCGGATTTGTGGTATTCTGACAAGCCCGTGATTTCCACTAGGGCTTTGCAAAAAGCCACTTGGTCATCGGGTGCAATACACCAGCCCGTCTGTCCGGAGGTCAGCACCTCAGGTATACCCCCTACTCCAAACGCCACAACGGGAATCCTGCAATACATGGCTTCCAGAATTACCCCAGGCAGTCCCTCAATCCGGGAAGGCATAACCAAGGCTTCTGCTTTTCGCAGGTACTTAAAAATATTGGGCTGGTTTGGAACTAGAAAAACAGACTGTTCTATCCCCAAACGTTGAATATGTTCGCTCATCCGGGATTCTAATGGACCCGAACCCAGAAAAACCAACTGAAGACCGGGGCGGGATTTTAGCACCTCTTTGAAAATCCCAAGCATGCCCAAGGGGTCTTTTTCCTGCACCCACCCGCCGATCTGTATGATATAGGGCGAGGTAAGATTCACATCCATGCCTTCCTCATGCTGCATAAGCTCAATTTCTCCGGGAACTATGCCAATAGGAATGGCTACTGATTTACGCTCTGGAAATCTGAATGTCCGGTGAAAATCCTTTCGGGAAGCTTCGGACACGGAGACTACCGCAGCCACTTGGTTGAGAAGAAATTGGT contains:
- a CDS encoding glycosyltransferase, which gives rise to MNILQLIQKPQRRGAEIFAAQLSEQLSRYGNEVLLVSIFEGDAELPFGGKWIKLNRPASNRFFDVKGWSDFANLVKQFQPDIVQANAADTLKFSVFSKMLFRWEAPIVYRNANQMGDFIRSSFHQKFNQFLLNQVAAVVSVSEASRKDFHRTFRFPERKSVAIPIGIVPGEIELMQHEEGMDVNLTSPYIIQIGGWVQEKDPLGMLGIFKEVLKSRPGLQLVFLGSGPLESRMSEHIQRLGIEQSVFLVPNQPNIFKYLRKAEALVMPSRIEGLPGVILEAMYCRIPVVAFGVGGIPEVLTSGQTGWCIAPDDQVAFCKALVEITGLSEYHKSAVLEQAHAQIINDFKVSQLASRFGDFYKGLLQ